In the Sarcophilus harrisii chromosome 1, mSarHar1.11, whole genome shotgun sequence genome, one interval contains:
- the LOC111719369 gene encoding uncharacterized protein LOC111719369 translates to MSHPQDPSKTMDVVKEKPVLKQCHRTRPVMLRNWSKCTRRACHNAFQWLIMPLCTVFSTFAFLVLIVCCSATNKWATLKSKDQTWEQHIGIWHDCLSTNCWTDILFWPLIQTAQGFVITAVLCSFLLTTWLFGFFCTSPSLKMQCHLIFIILSSLTGISLFIAILLIVFILEKTTAVQNTYYVVLWPFYLLWLALILCLISCILGIISYKGLGQKRRRATTIKEEKMPNEQMYSKASILLAKSLISKSISQGRNPNLSQLSISTLGDNWTSHKGIYDAFKDL, encoded by the exons ATGTCTCACCCACAGGATCCCTCAAAGACAATGGacgttgtgaaagaaaaaccagTGTTAAAACAGTGCCATCG GACTCGGCCTGTGATGTTAAGAAACTGGTCCAAATGTACCCGTCGAGCCTGCCATAACGCCTTTCAGTGGTTAATCATGCCCCTCTGCACTGTATTCAGCACTTTTGCCTTCCTGGTATTGATTGTATGTTGTTCTGCTACAAACAAATGGGCAACATTGAAATCGAAGGACCAAACATGGGAGCAGCACATTGGCATTTGGCACGACTGCTTAAGCACAAACTGCTGGACAGATATTCTTTTTTGGC CTCTTATCCAGACTGCCCAGGGTTTCGTGATCACAGCTGTCCTTTGTAGTTTCCTGTTAACCACGtggttgtttggttttttctgtACCTCTCCTTCACTGAAGATGCAATGCCATCTTATCTTCATTATCCTTTCCTCCTTGACAG GCATTAGTCTCTTCATTGCCATATTGCTGATTGTGTTCattttggaaaaaacaactgcGGTGCAAAACACTTACTACGTAGTCCTGTGGCCTTTTTATTTGCTGTGGTTAGCACTAATACTGTGCCTGATTTCCT GTATCCTGGGAATCATTTCTTATAAGGGCCTAGGCCAGAAAAGAAGGAGAGCTACaactataaaagaagaaaaaatgcctAATGAACAAATGTACTCAAAAGCAAGCATATTGTTAGCAAAATCACTTATTTCAAAATCTATATCTCAAGGCAGAAACCCCAACTTATCACAACTGTCCATATCTACCTTAGGGGATAATTGGACATCCCATAAGGGAATTTATGATGCATTTAAAGATCTGTAA